Proteins found in one Maridesulfovibrio sp. genomic segment:
- a CDS encoding LPS assembly protein LptD, producing MKSRFAIFVVLLFLCLPGVSLAQQQMTVPMTDSKGVEQKGDQWKFSADKLVVENDSEYLQAYGDVTLRSGDNYIKADFARFYQATKWIYLRGNVKAQIKGDFYDAAEAEFDLNNMVGWLKKGRVFVAKPHVYFESEFIEKHNGATYSFKDVKVTACDGENPLWSFESGEGDITINGYARLWHSKVKVKGVPVMYTPYMELPVQRKRQSGVLNPEIGNSDRLGNRVNLPIYWAIDDEKDMTFYPEYLSKRGFRPGVEFRHSEDVNSKGSWRADWLFDSKSYDNPDDASYSFSDTMIRPNQNRWWIRSKYNGYVGNPDWQTIFDMDLVSDQDYLREFRSGANGYEATRDDFLDQFGRDIDTADSNERTSTALIARSWDKYSVSAFAQFTENLLYRNGNNPATKNPTLQTMPQLSAYAFKDNFFGTPIEWEGEFQGSYFWREFGTTGGRFDIKPSFSMPVRAAGITFIPHAGVRATNYIVSSFQNASSEVSRDTTQTRILADAGISASSDIYRIFELESAPVATEENIGQSGWTRMKHNFIPRLEYSWVQDDSAGQAKLPYFDARDRITEQNDIVLSLTNVFDRNRATVVMGDDGTPVLENDYLEFLRVRLEQGYDIDEENRSVELSEYERRPFSDFMAEFIVTPYNFVNLTSRTWISPYQGDVTEHENILKLFYDEYAEFSFGYDYLRKINEYKRQQDNDMQIVSYGMKAKLPWNMQVGGKFRSDLNSDRDLEKTASLGWNHQCFFMEFIASKTTVDERYSVNFNLIDTSLF from the coding sequence TTGAAATCAAGGTTTGCCATATTCGTAGTTTTACTTTTCCTCTGTCTACCGGGTGTTTCGCTTGCGCAGCAGCAGATGACCGTGCCCATGACGGACAGCAAGGGTGTGGAACAGAAAGGGGATCAATGGAAGTTTTCCGCAGATAAGCTCGTTGTGGAAAACGACAGCGAGTATCTACAGGCATACGGCGATGTGACCCTGCGAAGCGGCGATAACTATATTAAAGCTGATTTTGCCCGTTTCTATCAGGCAACAAAATGGATTTACCTGCGGGGCAACGTAAAAGCGCAGATCAAAGGTGATTTTTACGATGCGGCCGAAGCCGAATTCGATCTAAACAATATGGTCGGCTGGCTTAAAAAAGGTCGTGTTTTTGTTGCCAAACCTCATGTATATTTTGAAAGTGAGTTTATTGAGAAGCATAACGGAGCCACCTACAGCTTTAAAGATGTAAAAGTGACTGCCTGTGATGGTGAAAATCCCTTGTGGTCTTTTGAGTCCGGCGAGGGGGATATCACCATTAACGGCTACGCCCGACTTTGGCATTCCAAGGTTAAAGTTAAAGGCGTGCCGGTTATGTATACGCCGTATATGGAACTGCCGGTGCAGCGCAAACGCCAGTCCGGTGTGCTTAATCCCGAGATCGGTAATTCCGACCGCCTCGGTAATAGAGTAAACCTTCCGATATACTGGGCCATTGACGATGAGAAGGATATGACCTTCTATCCTGAATATTTGAGTAAACGCGGTTTTCGCCCGGGGGTTGAATTCCGTCATTCCGAGGATGTAAACAGCAAAGGATCGTGGCGCGCTGATTGGCTTTTCGACAGCAAAAGTTACGATAATCCTGATGACGCCAGTTACTCCTTCAGTGATACCATGATTCGCCCCAACCAGAACCGTTGGTGGATCAGGTCTAAATACAACGGTTACGTGGGTAATCCCGACTGGCAGACAATCTTCGATATGGATCTTGTCTCCGACCAGGATTATTTGAGAGAGTTCCGTTCCGGGGCCAATGGTTACGAAGCTACTCGTGATGATTTTCTTGATCAGTTCGGGCGTGATATAGACACCGCCGACTCCAATGAAAGAACCAGTACCGCTCTTATTGCCAGAAGCTGGGATAAATATTCTGTTTCCGCCTTTGCGCAGTTTACGGAAAATCTTCTTTACCGGAACGGTAATAACCCGGCCACCAAGAATCCCACCCTGCAGACAATGCCGCAGCTTTCCGCCTACGCATTCAAGGATAATTTTTTCGGGACTCCCATTGAATGGGAAGGTGAATTTCAGGGCAGTTATTTCTGGAGAGAGTTCGGAACCACCGGTGGACGTTTTGATATCAAACCGTCGTTCAGCATGCCTGTACGTGCGGCCGGGATTACCTTTATCCCCCATGCCGGAGTTAGGGCGACGAACTATATTGTGAGCTCCTTTCAGAACGCAAGTTCCGAAGTCAGCCGTGATACCACCCAAACCAGAATTCTTGCCGATGCCGGAATCAGTGCCTCTTCGGATATCTATCGCATATTCGAGCTTGAATCCGCGCCTGTTGCGACTGAGGAAAATATAGGTCAGTCCGGATGGACCCGCATGAAGCATAATTTCATCCCCCGCCTTGAATATTCATGGGTGCAGGATGATTCCGCTGGGCAGGCCAAACTGCCATACTTCGATGCCCGTGACCGTATAACCGAACAAAACGACATTGTTTTATCGTTAACCAACGTATTCGATCGTAACAGGGCAACCGTGGTCATGGGTGATGACGGCACTCCGGTGCTCGAAAACGACTACCTCGAATTCCTGCGTGTCCGCCTTGAACAGGGCTATGACATTGACGAGGAAAATCGTTCTGTAGAGCTCAGCGAGTATGAACGTCGTCCGTTCTCTGATTTTATGGCCGAGTTTATCGTAACGCCGTACAATTTTGTGAACCTGACTTCACGCACATGGATTTCCCCTTATCAGGGAGATGTCACCGAGCATGAGAATATTCTGAAACTTTTTTATGACGAGTACGCAGAATTTTCATTCGGCTACGACTATCTGCGTAAGATTAATGAATACAAACGGCAGCAGGACAACGACATGCAGATTGTCAGCTACGGTATGAAAGCCAAACTGCCGTGGAACATGCAGGTCGGCGGTAAATTCCGCTCGGACCTTAATTCCGACCGTGATCTTGAAAAAACAGCGTCACTCGGCTGGAATCATCAGTGTTTCTTCATGGAATTTATTGCTTCAAAAACTACGGTTGATGAACGTTACAGTGTTAACTTCAACCTGATAGATACGAGTCTCTTCTAA
- the rfaD gene encoding ADP-glyceromanno-heptose 6-epimerase produces the protein MYIVTGGAGFIGSAMVWKLNQMGIDNILIVDNLAKTDKWKNLVNLRYEDYVHRNQFYKLILEGDDPFETDAVIHMGACSSTTELDADFLMENNYRYTQMLCRFCLNHDVRFINASSAATYGDGRFGFDDDHEGIDRLQPMNMYGYSKQLFDLWAKRGGVLDKLVSLKFFNVFGPNEYHKDDMKSVICKAFHQIGETGEMKLFKSYKPEYPNGGQKRDFVYIKDCVDVMWWFLQNPEANGIFNIGTGQAREWNELAKSVFAAMNVDPNISYIEMPESIRDKYQYFTQANMAKLVAAGYDKPFTSLEDAAKDYVQNYLAQEDPYLKN, from the coding sequence ATGTATATTGTGACTGGCGGCGCCGGTTTTATCGGCAGTGCCATGGTCTGGAAGCTTAACCAGATGGGAATCGACAACATCCTCATTGTCGACAATCTTGCGAAGACTGATAAATGGAAGAATCTGGTCAATCTTCGTTACGAGGATTATGTCCACAGGAATCAGTTTTACAAGCTTATCCTTGAAGGGGATGATCCCTTTGAGACCGATGCCGTGATTCATATGGGCGCCTGCTCTTCCACCACTGAGCTCGATGCTGATTTCCTTATGGAAAATAATTACCGTTACACTCAGATGCTCTGCCGCTTCTGCCTTAACCATGATGTACGTTTCATCAACGCATCCAGCGCCGCAACCTACGGAGACGGCCGCTTCGGTTTTGATGACGACCATGAGGGCATTGACCGGCTTCAGCCCATGAACATGTACGGTTACTCCAAGCAGCTTTTTGACCTCTGGGCCAAGCGCGGAGGCGTTCTGGACAAGTTGGTAAGCCTCAAATTTTTCAATGTATTCGGACCAAACGAATATCATAAAGACGACATGAAGAGCGTAATCTGCAAGGCCTTTCATCAGATTGGTGAAACCGGGGAGATGAAGCTTTTTAAATCTTATAAGCCTGAATACCCGAACGGGGGACAGAAACGCGATTTCGTTTATATCAAGGATTGCGTGGATGTCATGTGGTGGTTTCTGCAGAATCCCGAAGCAAACGGGATCTTCAATATCGGAACCGGACAGGCTCGTGAATGGAACGAACTGGCAAAGTCCGTTTTCGCGGCTATGAATGTGGATCCCAATATCAGTTATATTGAGATGCCCGAATCGATCCGCGATAAGTACCAGTATTTCACTCAGGCAAACATGGCCAAGCTTGTGGCTGCCGGGTATGATAAGCCGTTTACTTCCCTTGAAGATGCGGCCAAGGATTATGTGCAGAATTATCTGGCTCAGGAAGATCCTTACCTCAAGAACTAA
- a CDS encoding L-serine ammonia-lyase, iron-sulfur-dependent, subunit alpha produces the protein MKYSAKEILHLEVSPALGCTEPVAIALATAAAASVIPDKRPEKIEVWVDPNIYKNGLAVIIPGTGGLSGLDTAAALGALYGDPELGLEVLEPLDESSTKEACKYKANKPVNVNLLENRHGIYVRALLTYESNKVEAIIEGVHDNIISLTLDGETVKNSSLVKTKQAQKADMSKLEEYIKTLSLSDLVDMLYELDEDDFSFLKEGITYNMRLADHGLKHGSGLGVGATLEKLARMRILNRDMILEARIITSAASDARMGGIKLPAMSSGGSGNHGLTAILPIHAVSDYVDCSEKTVLEAIALSHLVTAYVKAQTGRLSAVCGCSVAAGAGATAGITYLMGGTPPQMAGAITNLTEDLAGIICDGAKCGCALKLATAAGTAVQAALFAIHGVNVHSTDGIIGSSPEQTMQNIGTLSTQGMIDTDRTILKIMLEKHFATAES, from the coding sequence ATGAAATATTCTGCCAAAGAGATCCTGCACCTTGAAGTCTCCCCTGCACTGGGCTGCACCGAACCGGTTGCGATTGCACTCGCCACTGCCGCAGCGGCTTCAGTCATACCTGACAAGAGACCTGAAAAAATAGAAGTATGGGTCGACCCGAACATCTACAAAAACGGTCTGGCCGTCATCATTCCGGGAACCGGAGGCCTGAGCGGCCTTGATACCGCAGCCGCACTGGGTGCCCTCTATGGTGATCCGGAACTCGGCCTGGAAGTTCTGGAACCGCTTGACGAGTCCTCTACCAAAGAAGCATGCAAATACAAAGCAAACAAACCTGTTAATGTTAATCTACTTGAAAACAGGCATGGAATTTATGTCCGGGCACTACTTACCTACGAATCAAACAAAGTGGAAGCGATAATCGAAGGTGTACATGACAACATCATCTCGCTGACCCTTGACGGTGAGACAGTCAAAAACTCTTCGCTGGTAAAAACAAAACAGGCCCAGAAAGCGGACATGTCCAAGCTTGAGGAATATATCAAGACCCTTTCCTTGAGCGATCTGGTAGATATGCTTTACGAATTGGACGAAGATGATTTCTCCTTTTTAAAAGAAGGCATCACTTACAATATGCGGCTTGCCGACCACGGATTGAAACACGGATCGGGCCTTGGCGTAGGCGCAACTTTAGAGAAACTGGCCCGCATGAGAATTCTTAACCGGGACATGATCCTTGAAGCAAGGATCATCACCTCTGCGGCGTCTGACGCCCGTATGGGAGGTATCAAACTTCCTGCAATGAGTTCCGGAGGATCAGGAAACCACGGCTTAACAGCAATCCTGCCTATCCATGCTGTAAGCGACTATGTTGACTGCTCCGAAAAGACAGTACTGGAGGCGATAGCCCTCAGTCACCTTGTTACCGCATACGTAAAGGCCCAGACAGGACGACTGTCAGCTGTGTGCGGGTGTTCAGTAGCAGCAGGAGCCGGAGCAACTGCCGGCATCACTTACTTGATGGGAGGAACTCCGCCCCAGATGGCCGGGGCGATAACAAACCTTACCGAGGATCTGGCCGGAATAATCTGCGACGGGGCCAAATGCGGCTGCGCCCTCAAACTGGCAACAGCTGCCGGAACAGCGGTTCAAGCGGCTCTTTTCGCCATTCACGGGGTAAATGTGCATTCCACTGACGGCATAATAGGATCTTCCCCCGAGCAAACAATGCAGAACATCGGCACCTTAAGCACTCAGGGCATGATTGATACGGACAGAACAATCCTGAAGATTATGTTGGAAAAGCACTTTGCCACCGCAGAATCATGA
- a CDS encoding OmpA family protein — MHNRNSTLILTVTLAILLAFGSMAFAESKIVLKPKIDSFAYFVDTSPSMSQSYGSTGSPKIIAGLNALKRLNNVVPELGYDSALYAMPDFSTYSPKATFSRSAMASGLASIPSDLPFFQSTPMGEGFANLDKVVAKWQGKFAVIFVSDGLTNSGRNPARVVSDMVKKYGDRFCLHIISVADTPRGKANLKHLSSMTPCGVYVDATDLADKAILDKFAQDVFYTQEEELIVEIVEEVVVPPVVPVQEKIVFRNFNFGFDKYKITDEMVPALTEAASMLDEYPNLKVMVGGHTDSSGSEAYNQGLSERRAKSVADWLAANGVAPERLQVKGYGELNPKYDNKTKEGRKLNRRVEIDVEE; from the coding sequence ATGCACAACAGAAACTCCACTTTAATCCTAACCGTTACCTTGGCTATTCTTCTGGCCTTCGGCTCAATGGCATTTGCAGAATCAAAAATTGTATTAAAACCAAAAATTGACTCATTTGCATATTTCGTGGACACATCCCCGTCCATGTCACAGTCATACGGTTCTACCGGAAGCCCCAAAATCATTGCAGGGCTTAATGCACTGAAAAGGCTGAACAACGTCGTTCCTGAGCTCGGTTATGACTCTGCTCTTTACGCAATGCCCGACTTTTCAACCTATTCCCCCAAAGCGACTTTCAGCAGATCCGCAATGGCCAGCGGACTTGCATCTATACCCAGCGACCTGCCTTTCTTCCAGTCCACTCCCATGGGCGAAGGCTTTGCCAACCTTGATAAAGTCGTTGCAAAATGGCAGGGCAAATTCGCTGTGATCTTCGTTTCCGACGGTCTGACCAATAGCGGACGCAACCCTGCTCGTGTTGTCTCCGACATGGTCAAAAAATACGGCGACCGTTTCTGCCTTCACATTATCAGTGTTGCAGACACACCCCGTGGTAAGGCTAATCTGAAACATCTTTCCAGCATGACTCCTTGCGGTGTATATGTTGACGCTACCGATCTTGCCGACAAAGCTATTCTCGACAAGTTCGCACAGGATGTTTTCTACACTCAGGAAGAAGAACTTATCGTCGAAATAGTTGAAGAAGTGGTTGTTCCCCCGGTTGTTCCTGTTCAGGAAAAAATCGTTTTCCGTAACTTCAACTTCGGCTTCGACAAGTACAAAATCACTGATGAAATGGTCCCCGCACTGACCGAAGCAGCCTCTATGCTGGATGAATACCCGAACCTCAAGGTTATGGTCGGAGGTCACACAGACTCCTCCGGTTCCGAAGCGTACAACCAGGGCCTTTCCGAACGCAGAGCAAAGTCTGTCGCCGACTGGCTGGCAGCTAACGGTGTTGCTCCTGAACGTCTGCAAGTCAAGGGATACGGAGAACTCAATCCCAAGTATGACAACAAGACCAAAGAAGGACGCAAACTTAACCGTCGCGTTGAAATCGACGTAGAAGAATAA
- a CDS encoding methyl-accepting chemotaxis protein, translating into MKFIKTSLGNKVLVLTSLLTASTFTILFLANSFWQQNTMMEDIESSAFKTSDMLQLAIREPMAKGDNRGTTEKFSIVSQKYPDVDIYLTNFKGNITYSTNKDDIRSEIDSKISDQKINDLVTRSLKNPLKKGLLSDLAGKKVFVEVETIKNEKKCYHCHGRRQPVLGSLVMIQDVSPQFAVFHESQFKGAILSFCGFIALLCSLLFFMRRSIVNRIQLISNATSEFSNGNLDAHFEVDSSDELGLLGDHLGEMARQIKDQLVYNRGVLNGITVPMIVTDGDDKIDFANEPIRTILGMSESELSGVSVGDLLHIDGKSLTSEAIATGGCPEGLLRFKRKDGVEFPLRYQVCPLLNAEEETVGAIAVMVDLTEEEASRRHIEQQQEALLEVANEVTEVSKNLLVHTTELSQQMNELTSGVDTTAMQTGQVATAMEEMNATVLEVAQNTGETAEASDRANSVARDGGQVVSNTVSEIHIVTETTDKLSDMLADLSERAINIGEVMSVINDIADQTNLLALNAAIEAARAGEAGRGFAVVADEVRKLAEKTMGATNEVESAISLIQRSTDEVVSEMGGVRGRVENSVHMAEGAGGVLEQIVHESETIADMVRAIATAAEQQTATSDEINNSVTEINGLSQSLSEGIQNANSSIQEVAEMAQKLSHLVESFK; encoded by the coding sequence ATGAAATTTATCAAAACTTCCCTGGGCAACAAGGTTCTGGTTCTGACCTCACTGCTTACCGCATCAACATTTACCATTCTATTTCTCGCCAATTCATTCTGGCAGCAAAATACAATGATGGAAGATATTGAGAGCAGTGCTTTCAAAACATCTGATATGCTTCAATTGGCCATCCGTGAGCCAATGGCTAAAGGTGATAACCGGGGTACTACGGAAAAATTTTCTATTGTTTCGCAAAAATACCCTGATGTTGATATTTACCTGACTAATTTTAAGGGGAACATCACATACTCAACAAATAAAGATGATATCCGTTCTGAGATTGACAGTAAAATAAGTGATCAAAAAATAAATGATCTTGTCACACGCAGTCTTAAAAACCCTCTCAAAAAAGGTTTGCTTTCCGATCTGGCCGGCAAGAAAGTGTTTGTTGAGGTGGAAACCATCAAGAATGAGAAAAAATGTTATCACTGTCATGGCAGACGGCAGCCCGTTTTAGGGTCGCTGGTAATGATTCAGGACGTTTCTCCTCAGTTTGCTGTATTTCATGAATCCCAGTTTAAAGGGGCGATACTGTCTTTCTGCGGATTTATTGCACTGCTGTGTTCTCTTCTCTTCTTCATGCGCAGATCCATTGTTAACCGGATACAGCTTATCTCCAATGCTACCAGTGAGTTTTCTAACGGTAATCTTGATGCTCATTTTGAAGTGGATAGCAGTGACGAATTAGGCTTGCTCGGTGATCATTTGGGCGAAATGGCCCGTCAGATTAAAGACCAACTGGTTTATAACCGGGGGGTACTTAACGGTATTACCGTTCCCATGATTGTTACTGACGGTGATGATAAAATTGATTTTGCCAACGAGCCCATACGGACAATCCTTGGTATGTCGGAATCTGAACTATCAGGTGTTTCTGTAGGGGACCTGCTCCATATTGACGGCAAATCACTGACATCTGAAGCCATAGCAACCGGTGGATGCCCGGAAGGTCTGCTTCGTTTTAAAAGGAAAGACGGGGTTGAATTTCCCCTGCGTTACCAAGTCTGTCCCCTGCTGAATGCAGAAGAGGAAACTGTCGGAGCCATTGCGGTGATGGTTGACCTTACTGAAGAGGAAGCCAGCCGCCGGCATATTGAACAACAGCAGGAAGCGCTACTAGAAGTGGCCAATGAGGTTACCGAGGTATCAAAAAATCTGCTTGTCCATACAACCGAACTCTCCCAGCAGATGAATGAATTGACTTCAGGCGTTGATACCACTGCCATGCAGACCGGACAGGTTGCTACCGCAATGGAAGAAATGAATGCCACGGTTCTTGAAGTTGCCCAGAATACGGGTGAAACCGCTGAAGCTTCCGACAGGGCCAATTCTGTCGCCCGTGACGGCGGACAGGTTGTGAGCAATACTGTATCTGAAATTCACATTGTAACCGAGACCACGGATAAACTGTCCGATATGCTGGCTGATCTTTCAGAACGGGCCATTAATATCGGTGAAGTAATGTCTGTGATTAATGATATCGCCGACCAGACCAATCTGCTGGCTCTGAACGCGGCCATTGAAGCCGCCCGAGCAGGTGAGGCCGGACGAGGTTTTGCCGTTGTTGCTGATGAGGTCCGCAAGCTGGCCGAGAAAACCATGGGCGCAACCAATGAGGTTGAAAGTGCTATCTCTCTCATTCAGCGGTCTACCGATGAGGTTGTATCCGAAATGGGTGGCGTGCGCGGAAGGGTTGAAAATTCAGTACACATGGCTGAAGGAGCCGGCGGTGTCCTTGAACAGATAGTCCACGAGTCCGAAACCATTGCGGATATGGTCCGGGCAATCGCCACAGCAGCTGAACAGCAGACTGCAACCAGCGATGAGATCAATAACAGCGTAACCGAAATCAACGGCCTCTCACAGTCGCTTTCCGAGGGAATCCAGAATGCGAATTCCAGTATTCAGGAAGTAGCTGAGATGGCTCAGAAACTGAGCCATCTGGTAGAAAGCTTTAAGTAG
- a CDS encoding cytochrome c family protein produces the protein MVLYSCVVTEYGITDSAVYVGSGACKECHEVEYSNYKKFSKKAHSSESVKIMASDLDDDELKECFACHSTGYGKPGGFVSFEETPQLANAGCEVCHGPGSLHVEDGDPDLIKRKMTIKECEVCHNAERVNNFNFKPLIFGGAH, from the coding sequence ATGGTTCTCTATAGCTGTGTGGTAACCGAATACGGTATTACTGATTCAGCTGTTTATGTGGGGTCCGGGGCATGCAAGGAATGCCATGAAGTTGAGTATAGCAACTATAAAAAATTTTCCAAGAAAGCCCATTCCAGTGAAAGCGTGAAGATAATGGCTTCAGATCTGGATGATGATGAACTTAAGGAGTGCTTCGCATGCCATTCTACAGGATACGGTAAGCCCGGAGGATTTGTCTCCTTTGAAGAGACTCCGCAACTTGCCAATGCCGGCTGTGAAGTATGTCATGGTCCGGGGTCCCTGCATGTTGAGGACGGAGATCCGGATTTGATCAAACGTAAGATGACCATCAAAGAGTGCGAGGTCTGTCACAATGCGGAGCGTGTTAATAATTTCAACTTCAAGCCGCTGATTTTCGGCGGAGCACACTAG
- a CDS encoding 4Fe-4S dicluster domain-containing protein, with the protein MGIVNITKSYDADFVKQVEKESGQNMSLCYQCGNCTAGCPYTFAYDIPVSRIMRLVQAGQKDTVLKCKSLWLCATCESCTTRCPNNIDVAHIMDVLRHMARREGYAPVPTVKTFWDSFLDSVENNGRVFEVGLLAAYVAKTGRFWTDLDLGPKVLPKGKMHFKPHQIQGKDEIKKIFKKFQEESRK; encoded by the coding sequence ATGGGAATAGTTAACATTACCAAGTCTTACGATGCCGATTTTGTTAAGCAGGTAGAAAAAGAAAGCGGACAGAACATGTCGCTTTGCTACCAGTGCGGTAACTGTACCGCCGGATGTCCGTACACATTCGCGTACGACATCCCTGTAAGCAGAATCATGCGTCTTGTTCAGGCAGGGCAAAAGGATACCGTGCTAAAGTGCAAGTCTCTGTGGCTTTGCGCGACATGTGAATCCTGCACCACAAGATGCCCGAACAACATTGACGTGGCCCACATCATGGATGTGCTGCGCCACATGGCCCGTCGGGAAGGATATGCTCCAGTTCCCACAGTCAAGACATTCTGGGACAGCTTCCTCGATTCCGTTGAGAACAACGGAAGAGTGTTTGAAGTAGGTCTGCTCGCGGCTTATGTAGCCAAGACAGGAAGATTCTGGACCGATCTTGATCTGGGACCGAAAGTGCTGCCCAAAGGCAAAATGCACTTTAAACCTCACCAGATACAGGGCAAGGATGAAATCAAGAAAATCTTCAAAAAATTCCAAGAGGAGTCCCGCAAATGA
- a CDS encoding CoB--CoM heterodisulfide reductase iron-sulfur subunit B family protein: MSDSLTYAYYPGCSGSGTSMEYDMSTRAVCEKLGIRFTDIPDWSCCGSTPAHTVDHTLASALSARNLQLVENMNLDTAVTPCPSCLTNLKNAEHRMKDDDMREKVNKLLDSPYSGGVATKSVLQILVEDLGLEALKESTVKPLKGLKVAAYYGCIMNRPPEVMNFDDPEHPMAMDNIMKAMGATVLPYPLKVECCGASFGIPRKDVVMNLSGKLLDAADDLGVDALVTACPLCQMNLDLRQTQVNSATGAKHKLPIFYYTQLMGIALGLSEKEMGMDKLCVSPRNALNAIGKEEKK, translated from the coding sequence ATGAGTGATTCCTTAACATACGCATACTATCCGGGATGTTCCGGCTCCGGGACTTCCATGGAATATGACATGTCTACAAGGGCTGTCTGTGAAAAACTGGGAATCCGGTTCACCGACATCCCGGATTGGAGCTGCTGCGGTTCTACCCCGGCTCACACCGTGGACCACACCCTGGCCAGCGCTCTCTCCGCCCGCAATCTGCAATTGGTGGAGAATATGAATCTGGATACAGCGGTAACCCCCTGTCCCAGCTGCCTGACCAACCTCAAGAACGCAGAACATCGCATGAAAGATGATGATATGCGCGAAAAGGTCAACAAACTGCTGGACAGCCCCTACAGCGGCGGGGTTGCCACAAAATCAGTGCTGCAGATTCTTGTCGAAGACCTCGGCCTTGAAGCGCTGAAGGAAAGCACCGTCAAACCGCTCAAGGGCCTTAAAGTTGCTGCTTATTACGGCTGCATCATGAATCGCCCTCCGGAAGTGATGAACTTTGACGATCCGGAACACCCCATGGCCATGGACAACATCATGAAAGCCATGGGCGCCACTGTACTGCCCTATCCTTTAAAGGTTGAATGCTGCGGTGCCTCTTTTGGTATCCCCCGTAAGGATGTGGTCATGAACCTGTCCGGCAAGCTGCTTGACGCTGCGGATGATCTCGGAGTTGATGCGCTGGTCACCGCCTGCCCCCTGTGCCAGATGAACCTTGATCTGCGTCAAACCCAGGTCAATTCTGCAACAGGAGCCAAGCATAAGCTGCCCATTTTCTACTACACCCAGCTCATGGGTATCGCCCTTGGACTGAGTGAAAAAGAAATGGGAATGGATAAGCTCTGCGTGAGCCCCCGCAACGCACTCAATGCCATCGGCAAAGAAGAGAAAAAATAG